GCACGCAGCCGCCATCGTCGCGTAATCTTTTTCGGTCATAACTCTAGCCCCCTTCCGCGGTCCTGGGACCGCTTTTTTTCCTGTATCCGTTGCAGTCTCTCAGGTTCCTGTTGCGGTACCTGTCCCGCTGCAACTGCGGCCCGGGACTGTCTGCTAGCGTAAGTCGACAGGCCCGTATGCCGCACCCTTTCGGACCGTCGTTCAGTTTTTTCGCCACGGTCAAGGCTAAAAATTTTGCCGACCTCCCGCCAGAATTCCTCTTGCAGACGCTCCAGGTCTTTCCTGTCACCAAGGAGCGCATCGGTGCTGTAGCGGTACTTCTGTCCTTCCAGCTGGATCGGCAGGACGTATGCGTGGACGTGCGGGGTCTTTTCGTCGTAGTGGGCCGCTAAAAAAAACAGCTCTGCTTTTTTTTGGAGCCACTCCACAGCTGCTTTAAAATACTCGCCCATTTCTCCAATTTCTCTACTTGCCGTGATGACAAATTCGACGCAATAGGCGGCGTTTTTTTGGGGCTTTCTCGCCCACAATTTTAATTCAGTGATGTGGGTCATAATCCGTTCTCTGTTTTTCATTGAGCCCATGGTTACGTTTTCGCGGGCTCGTTCCGGGGCAGTTTGCCATCGCTCCACGCCCGGCACTTCCCTGCGACAGTGCCGTTCGAGGAGGCGAGCGTGGCCGCCGTTTTTGATCCGGCGAGCGTGGATGATGGCGTAATTCGGTGTCCCCATACACCGATTTTCGCCCCATCCGCGGCCACTTGTCAAGTGCCCCGTTCCTCACCCTAGCCCACTAGGGACTTTTTACAAAGTCCCCCGTGGGGCAGGGGGGTCCGGCCCCCTGCACCCCCATCGCCGCCCCGCCCAGGTCCGTCCACATGAGTGGCCGGAGGACCTCCCTACAAGGTCCGGAGGTCCGATTGTGGGCGGGCCGGTGGTGAGCCGGAGAGCCTCCCTCGGGTGTAGTAGGCACCCTCTAAGGCTCCGGCCTTCTTGGCCTCCCTCTCCCGCATTTCCCCGCCTCCTTGCTCAGTTCCTCTTTGAGGATCTTCATGGCTTCTGCTCGTAGGGCAAGCTCCCGCATACCGGCAGATGCCCAGCTCATGCCGGGCAGGTCTTGTTGTGTTTTTAGTTGCTCCAGTATCTGCGTGTATCGGTCACGGTGGAGCTCGATAAACCGATCCCCCGCTTCTTGCTCCTTGGTTAGCGGGGCAACTGGTTTTGGATCCCCATCGTGTATAATCTGGACTTGGACACGTACGCCCCAAAGATTTCGTCGACGCCTGATGTACTCTGGAGTTACGACTATCCCTACGTTGGCCTCGTTGATTTCCGTGAGCGGGTAATCAATAACTTTGTTTCTTAGGCTTGATGTTCGTGCGTATTCGTTCGGGCCAATTTTCAGCAGGTGTCGGATTTCGGCAATACTATAGTCCACCCACCAACGACCGTTTTTATCAGCCTGCCCGCGGCGGCTCATTATCAGCTCGTACCAGCGCAGCGCGTGGCGGCTCTGTATCTTGGCAATATCTGAGATCCGCAGGATTGAGTAAGCCTCCTGCAAATTGAGTATGTACGGCCTCAACGGGTCGTTGAGCCGGAGTGTGATAGTATCGGATTTTGGGTCATAGCTTGCATAAGATAGCCAGCCGTACAAC
Above is a window of Treponema sp. J25 DNA encoding:
- a CDS encoding plasmid recombination protein, with the protein product MGTPNYAIIHARRIKNGGHARLLERHCRREVPGVERWQTAPERARENVTMGSMKNRERIMTHITELKLWARKPQKNAAYCVEFVITASREIGEMGEYFKAAVEWLQKKAELFFLAAHYDEKTPHVHAYVLPIQLEGQKYRYSTDALLGDRKDLERLQEEFWREVGKIFSLDRGEKTERRSERVRHTGLSTYASRQSRAAVAAGQVPQQEPERLQRIQEKKRSQDRGRGLEL
- a CDS encoding replication initiation protein, whose product is MESKEIYVVPSKEDFVKQANAISRAVYTMPVMARRLIYFAMAQVRPEDKEFMDVVMQVGDVVRALGLSDGAENYQAIRDAARTCAKWIIEIEQPDGGWELYGWLSYASYDPKSDTITLRLNDPLRPYILNLQEAYSILRISDIAKIQSRHALRWYELIMSRRGQADKNGRWWVDYSIAEIRHLLKIGPNEYARTSSLRNKVIDYPLTEINEANVGIVVTPEYIRRRRNLWGVRVQVQIIHDGDPKPVAPLTKEQEAGDRFIELHRDRYTQILEQLKTQQDLPGMSWASAGMRELALRAEAMKILKEELSKEAGKCGRGRPRRPEP